A section of the Buteo buteo chromosome 27, bButBut1.hap1.1, whole genome shotgun sequence genome encodes:
- the PDZD9 gene encoding PDZ domain-containing protein 9 isoform X2 yields MEHTQSSPAAGDETKRQLPALENISRHTLIAALKANIRMGEQGLGLIIIQNGPYLQITSLVEKSSAANNGKLKPGDVLIKIGHANVLGWTLRELRQLLHNIPIGTTLQIRVYRDFVEVPQHWQSAVELIPEVKLPVMTADTSEDTEDEDDTGSSSDDDVDLETFHYKSSQPYCCEFSHKLPSIPKIWQISDTRQTLRVGTDTVCDAVLHDDVDTLCNRKFDASGVRPPSYRATENNQTSSSSPCPSVSDTSYLEGFAFVSE; encoded by the exons ATGGAACATACACAGTCTTCACCAGCAGCTGGGGATGAAACTAAGA GGCAGTTGCCAGCACTGGAAAACATCTCTCGGCACACATTGATTGCAGCATTGAAGGCAAATATTAGGATGGGTGAACAAGGATTGGGTCTCATAATCATACAGAATGGGCCATATCTCCAGATAACAAGCCTTGTTGAGAAAAGCTCTGCAGCTAACAATGGAAAGCTGAAACCAG GTGATGTTCTAATAAAAATTGGACATGCTAATGTTTTAGGATGGACTCTGCGAGAGCTTAGGCAACTCCTGCACAATATTCCTATAGGAACTACTCTACAAATCAGAGTTTACAGAGATTTTGTTGAAGTACCTCAACACTGGCAAAGTGCAGTTGAATTAATTCCTGAAGTAAAGCTTCCTGTGATGACAGCAGA CACGAGCGAAGACACCGAAGACGAAGACGACACCGGGTCCAGTAGCGATGATGATGTAGACTTGGAAACTTTTCACTATAAATCTTCCCAGCCATACTGTTGTGAGTTCAGTCATAAGTTACCATCAATACCCAAAATTTGGCAGATATCCGATACACGCCAGACACTTAGAGTAGGCACAGACACTGTTTGTGATGCTGTACTTCACGATGATGTTGACACATTGTGCAATCGTAAGTTTGATGCTAGTGGTGTTAGACCTCCTTCATACCGGGCTACGGAAAACAATCAGACCAGttcctcttccccctgcccttcTGTATCAGATACATCCTATTTGGAAGGATTTGCCTTTGTTTCAGAATAG
- the PDZD9 gene encoding PDZ domain-containing protein 9 isoform X1 — MPSWSSNTFPRCSPRTHLPRSFGSIEKPLRLDSMEHTQSSPAAGDETKRQLPALENISRHTLIAALKANIRMGEQGLGLIIIQNGPYLQITSLVEKSSAANNGKLKPGDVLIKIGHANVLGWTLRELRQLLHNIPIGTTLQIRVYRDFVEVPQHWQSAVELIPEVKLPVMTADTSEDTEDEDDTGSSSDDDVDLETFHYKSSQPYCCEFSHKLPSIPKIWQISDTRQTLRVGTDTVCDAVLHDDVDTLCNRKFDASGVRPPSYRATENNQTSSSSPCPSVSDTSYLEGFAFVSE, encoded by the exons at GCCATCATGGAGCAGTAACACATTTCCAAGATGCTCACCTAGGACACACCTGCCTAGGAGTTTTGGCTCCATAGAAAAACCTCTTCGTCTGGACTCGATGGAACATACACAGTCTTCACCAGCAGCTGGGGATGAAACTAAGA GGCAGTTGCCAGCACTGGAAAACATCTCTCGGCACACATTGATTGCAGCATTGAAGGCAAATATTAGGATGGGTGAACAAGGATTGGGTCTCATAATCATACAGAATGGGCCATATCTCCAGATAACAAGCCTTGTTGAGAAAAGCTCTGCAGCTAACAATGGAAAGCTGAAACCAG GTGATGTTCTAATAAAAATTGGACATGCTAATGTTTTAGGATGGACTCTGCGAGAGCTTAGGCAACTCCTGCACAATATTCCTATAGGAACTACTCTACAAATCAGAGTTTACAGAGATTTTGTTGAAGTACCTCAACACTGGCAAAGTGCAGTTGAATTAATTCCTGAAGTAAAGCTTCCTGTGATGACAGCAGA CACGAGCGAAGACACCGAAGACGAAGACGACACCGGGTCCAGTAGCGATGATGATGTAGACTTGGAAACTTTTCACTATAAATCTTCCCAGCCATACTGTTGTGAGTTCAGTCATAAGTTACCATCAATACCCAAAATTTGGCAGATATCCGATACACGCCAGACACTTAGAGTAGGCACAGACACTGTTTGTGATGCTGTACTTCACGATGATGTTGACACATTGTGCAATCGTAAGTTTGATGCTAGTGGTGTTAGACCTCCTTCATACCGGGCTACGGAAAACAATCAGACCAGttcctcttccccctgcccttcTGTATCAGATACATCCTATTTGGAAGGATTTGCCTTTGTTTCAGAATAG
- the PDZD9 gene encoding PDZ domain-containing protein 9 isoform X3, translating into MKLRLPALENISRHTLIAALKANIRMGEQGLGLIIIQNGPYLQITSLVEKSSAANNGKLKPGDVLIKIGHANVLGWTLRELRQLLHNIPIGTTLQIRVYRDFVEVPQHWQSAVELIPEVKLPVMTADTSEDTEDEDDTGSSSDDDVDLETFHYKSSQPYCCEFSHKLPSIPKIWQISDTRQTLRVGTDTVCDAVLHDDVDTLCNRKFDASGVRPPSYRATENNQTSSSSPCPSVSDTSYLEGFAFVSE; encoded by the exons ATGAAACTAAGA TTGCCAGCACTGGAAAACATCTCTCGGCACACATTGATTGCAGCATTGAAGGCAAATATTAGGATGGGTGAACAAGGATTGGGTCTCATAATCATACAGAATGGGCCATATCTCCAGATAACAAGCCTTGTTGAGAAAAGCTCTGCAGCTAACAATGGAAAGCTGAAACCAG GTGATGTTCTAATAAAAATTGGACATGCTAATGTTTTAGGATGGACTCTGCGAGAGCTTAGGCAACTCCTGCACAATATTCCTATAGGAACTACTCTACAAATCAGAGTTTACAGAGATTTTGTTGAAGTACCTCAACACTGGCAAAGTGCAGTTGAATTAATTCCTGAAGTAAAGCTTCCTGTGATGACAGCAGA CACGAGCGAAGACACCGAAGACGAAGACGACACCGGGTCCAGTAGCGATGATGATGTAGACTTGGAAACTTTTCACTATAAATCTTCCCAGCCATACTGTTGTGAGTTCAGTCATAAGTTACCATCAATACCCAAAATTTGGCAGATATCCGATACACGCCAGACACTTAGAGTAGGCACAGACACTGTTTGTGATGCTGTACTTCACGATGATGTTGACACATTGTGCAATCGTAAGTTTGATGCTAGTGGTGTTAGACCTCCTTCATACCGGGCTACGGAAAACAATCAGACCAGttcctcttccccctgcccttcTGTATCAGATACATCCTATTTGGAAGGATTTGCCTTTGTTTCAGAATAG